The Verrucomicrobiia bacterium genome window below encodes:
- a CDS encoding ammonium transporter, with translation MMNIGSEITIVKVFLALLMPAGFALLATGLCRDKNAAHTMFMTFFGSVIAVAGFWICGLALTNSTFGISHLFLRNRAYDPDLYLAFVSFLPAVIVATCIPIGALAERWRLKSFYVYALFMSMVLFPLFVRWTWGGGWLATFGRSFVDVGGSGIVHALAGLCALAGVLVIGPRHGRYSKGGAINPIPAHNVPLALLGNFLLSIGWFGFNTIRSLDAGGASNIDLVATTTALAGAGGAIAAAAYMTITTRRPDPTLVANGLMAGLVASSASVGLVGPNAAFLIGAVGGLLVCLAVSRLDRFRMDDPVGAIAVHGLGGLWGVLAVGLFAHGVFGANANVRGLFRGDAGQALAQIVGCGALLIWAFGGSWVFFKLLDRIVPLRVEPEVEMEGLDSPETGLLGYPRSERSGR, from the coding sequence ATGATGAACATCGGATCTGAAATCACAATCGTCAAAGTGTTCCTCGCGCTGCTGATGCCGGCGGGCTTTGCGCTGTTGGCCACCGGGTTGTGCCGCGACAAGAATGCCGCCCACACAATGTTCATGACGTTCTTCGGTTCGGTCATCGCGGTGGCGGGGTTTTGGATTTGCGGCCTGGCGCTCACGAACAGCACCTTTGGCATCTCGCACTTGTTCCTGCGCAATCGAGCGTACGATCCGGACTTGTATCTGGCGTTCGTTTCATTTTTGCCGGCGGTAATCGTCGCCACGTGCATTCCCATCGGCGCGCTCGCCGAGCGGTGGCGCTTGAAAAGCTTCTACGTGTACGCGCTGTTCATGTCGATGGTGCTGTTTCCGTTGTTCGTCCGCTGGACGTGGGGCGGCGGCTGGCTGGCGACGTTCGGTCGCAGCTTCGTCGACGTCGGCGGCTCGGGCATTGTGCACGCGTTGGCCGGATTGTGCGCGCTGGCAGGCGTACTCGTGATCGGCCCGCGCCATGGACGCTATTCCAAGGGCGGCGCGATCAATCCCATCCCGGCTCACAACGTGCCGCTCGCATTGCTGGGTAATTTTCTTTTGTCGATAGGTTGGTTTGGGTTCAACACGATCCGTTCCCTCGACGCCGGCGGCGCGTCCAACATTGATCTCGTCGCGACGACGACCGCCCTGGCCGGCGCCGGCGGCGCCATTGCTGCGGCGGCGTACATGACAATCACCACCCGCAGGCCCGACCCGACGCTCGTAGCCAACGGCCTGATGGCGGGCCTGGTCGCCAGCAGCGCGTCGGTCGGATTGGTCGGGCCGAACGCGGCGTTCCTCATCGGCGCCGTCGGCGGCCTGTTGGTTTGCCTCGCCGTCAGCCGGCTGGACAGATTTCGCATGGACGATCCTGTCGGCGCGATTGCGGTGCATGGTCTCGGGGGTTTATGGGGCGTGCTGGCAGTCGGCTTGTTCGCTCACGGCGTTTTTGGCGCGAACGCAAATGTCCGCGGGCTGTTTCGGGGTGACGCGGGACAGGCGCTGGCCCAAATCGTCGGCTGCGGCGCACTTTTAATATGGGCGTTTGGAGGATCGTGGGTGTTCTTCAAGCTCCTCGATCGGATCGTCCCGTTGCGGGTTGAGCCCGAGGTGGAAATGGAGGGATTGGACTCGCCGGAGACGGGCCTGCTCGGTTATCCCCGTAGCGAACGCTCGGGTAGGTAA
- a CDS encoding response regulator transcription factor gives MSKTPSKTQVLVVDDHPMVRDWLAQMIKREPDLAVCGEAGDAAGALEAIATLKPDMAIVDLTMKDSQGTELIREIGQRFKELPVLVLSMHDESLYAERAIRAGARGYITKQEAGQKIRDAIRCVLNGQIYLSEALASKMIRAIAAGPSNTTALPVDSLSERQLEILRLIGNGTSTKQIAEKLHLSVKTVEGYIARIKEKLDLATANELLQYAIKFNKAVGD, from the coding sequence ATGAGTAAGACACCGTCCAAAACGCAGGTGCTGGTTGTCGACGACCATCCGATGGTGCGCGACTGGCTCGCTCAAATGATCAAACGGGAACCGGACCTCGCGGTATGCGGAGAAGCCGGCGACGCGGCGGGCGCCTTGGAAGCCATCGCGACGCTGAAGCCGGACATGGCGATCGTTGACCTGACGATGAAGGACAGCCAGGGGACCGAATTGATCCGGGAGATCGGGCAGCGTTTCAAGGAATTGCCCGTGCTGGTTCTCTCCATGCACGATGAATCGCTCTATGCCGAGCGCGCGATTCGCGCGGGGGCCCGTGGCTATATCACGAAACAGGAGGCGGGCCAGAAAATCCGGGACGCCATCCGTTGCGTGCTCAACGGGCAAATTTACCTGAGTGAGGCGCTCGCCAGCAAAATGATCCGTGCGATCGCCGCCGGCCCGTCCAATACCACCGCCCTGCCGGTGGATAGCCTGAGCGAACGGCAACTGGAGATCCTGCGCCTGATCGGAAACGGCACCTCGACCAAGCAGATCGCGGAGAAACTGCACCTGAGCGTCAAGACAGTGGAAGGCTACATCGCGCGCATCAAGGAGAAGCTGGACCTCGCCACGGCGAACGAACTTCTCCAATACGCGATCAAGTTCAACAAAGCTGTTGGGGATTAA
- a CDS encoding PAS domain-containing protein produces MIAWLEQRSKVSLTTAGLVLVVLIGVVDRATPAEMIFAVFYLIPVLFVTWFAGRNGGVLVAFASGITWLAVNLMQETPGWRPFIPYWNALSGLVVFLGVVFLLSTVKALNEGLEGKVEQRTGELKASVAEHQQTEDRLRTSEERFRQLAEGINEVFWMTNIENGQVIYVSPAYEVVWGRTSASWYESPGSRIEAIHPEDRERVAQAIADKQSKAGYDEEYRIVRPDGAIRWVHDRAFPIFDKTGQVYRLAGIAEDVTQRKRLERKVLEVSDQEQRRIGRDLHDGLCQHLTATMFASKILEEELAKQSSPQAMQAGQIAEFIDRAISQARNVARGLDPVKVATNGLMSALEELAASVRTMQRLDCVFRSDAPVLIDDDATAIHLYRIAQEAMNNAVRHAQPKHIEIGLDGSDEKITLTIRDDGVGIPTAPRKRNGMGLQSMNYRARAIGATLDVRRGPTGGTIVTCALPKNLVTRPPKDEVEVANE; encoded by the coding sequence ATGATTGCCTGGCTCGAGCAAAGGTCGAAGGTTTCGCTCACGACGGCGGGACTGGTGCTGGTCGTCCTGATCGGGGTGGTGGACCGAGCCACGCCGGCCGAAATGATCTTCGCGGTCTTCTATCTGATCCCCGTCCTGTTCGTCACCTGGTTTGCCGGCAGAAATGGGGGCGTCCTGGTGGCGTTTGCCAGCGGGATCACATGGCTGGCCGTCAACTTAATGCAGGAGACACCCGGCTGGAGGCCGTTCATTCCCTACTGGAATGCGCTGAGCGGGCTGGTGGTATTTCTGGGCGTGGTGTTCCTGCTTTCGACCGTGAAGGCGCTCAACGAAGGGCTGGAAGGCAAGGTCGAGCAACGCACCGGAGAACTGAAAGCCTCGGTGGCGGAACATCAGCAGACGGAAGATCGGCTCCGCACCAGCGAGGAGCGCTTTCGGCAGTTGGCGGAGGGGATCAACGAGGTGTTCTGGATGACGAACATTGAGAACGGACAGGTAATCTACGTCAGCCCGGCCTACGAGGTGGTTTGGGGACGGACGAGCGCCAGTTGGTACGAATCGCCGGGCTCACGAATCGAGGCGATCCATCCCGAAGATCGCGAGCGTGTCGCGCAGGCCATCGCCGATAAACAATCAAAAGCGGGATACGACGAGGAATACCGGATCGTCCGCCCGGACGGGGCCATTCGCTGGGTCCACGATCGCGCGTTTCCCATTTTCGACAAGACCGGCCAGGTCTACCGTCTCGCGGGCATCGCGGAAGATGTCACCCAGCGCAAACGACTGGAAAGAAAAGTTCTCGAAGTCAGCGACCAGGAACAACGGCGCATCGGGCGGGACCTGCACGACGGGTTGTGCCAGCATCTCACCGCGACCATGTTCGCCAGCAAGATCCTGGAGGAAGAACTGGCGAAACAATCCTCGCCGCAAGCGATGCAAGCCGGGCAAATTGCGGAGTTCATCGACCGCGCCATCAGCCAGGCCCGCAATGTGGCGCGCGGACTCGACCCGGTGAAAGTCGCCACGAACGGGCTGATGTCCGCGCTGGAGGAATTGGCCGCGTCCGTGCGGACCATGCAGCGGCTGGACTGCGTTTTTCGGTCGGACGCGCCAGTCCTGATCGATGACGATGCCACGGCGATCCATCTGTACCGAATTGCGCAGGAGGCGATGAACAACGCGGTCCGGCACGCCCAGCCCAAGCACATCGAAATCGGCCTGGACGGTTCCGACGAGAAGATCACCCTGACCATCCGGGATGACGGAGTGGGCATTCCAACGGCGCCGCGCAAGCGTAACGGCATGGGACTGCAGTCCATGAATTACCGCGCTCGCGCGATTGGCGCCACCCTGGACGTGCGACGGGGTCCGACCGGTGGAACGATTGTCACCTGTGCGTTGCCGAAAAATCTTGTCACTCGTCCGCCCAAAGACGAAGTTGAAGTTGCGAATGAGTAA
- a CDS encoding MFS transporter — protein sequence MNQETTSKSQGIRTLFRNGQFMRYITGETISMTGTWMQMMAQGWIMTTLTDKAVMLGMVTFVGSIPIVALSLIGGTFADRHDKRAILLVTQVVQIAFAVLVGWLVATGQIRIWHIILVAFFLGISTAFEMPSAAALVPELVGKDHIAVAIAVDRSVFHGTRLVGPALAGYVIGIAGPAAAFYANALSFVALMIALVTIHPRPKGTAHEEEQRRGSIKDGFTYVRSDKPTTAMIMLLVTTVIFVFPVMMVMVPLYAKDILLLGPDKMGLLMGASGIGAFTGAVGLFGVRREYRGKLLLAAVCCIALALTGLATAHRFIVAAGSLIALSLGVSTLAGLTNTIIQERAPGPMRGRVSSIVAMSFFGLMPFAALGITNVSDLLGMRNALLISAAAYLTAGLYILNGPGRHLREPPAVAVTNAADEVVSVSPEG from the coding sequence GTGAACCAGGAAACGACATCCAAGAGCCAGGGCATCCGGACTTTGTTCCGCAACGGGCAGTTCATGCGGTACATCACCGGGGAAACGATTTCCATGACCGGCACCTGGATGCAGATGATGGCACAAGGCTGGATCATGACCACGCTAACCGACAAGGCCGTGATGCTCGGCATGGTCACGTTCGTGGGCAGTATTCCCATCGTGGCGCTTTCGTTGATTGGCGGGACCTTCGCCGATCGTCACGACAAGCGCGCCATCCTGCTCGTGACGCAAGTGGTGCAGATCGCTTTCGCCGTGCTGGTCGGCTGGCTCGTGGCGACCGGACAAATCCGCATCTGGCACATCATCCTCGTCGCGTTTTTCCTCGGAATCTCGACCGCCTTTGAGATGCCTTCCGCGGCGGCGCTCGTCCCGGAATTGGTCGGGAAAGACCATATCGCGGTGGCGATTGCGGTCGACCGTTCGGTGTTTCACGGCACGCGTCTGGTTGGTCCCGCCCTCGCGGGATACGTCATCGGCATTGCCGGACCCGCGGCGGCGTTCTACGCCAACGCGCTGTCCTTTGTGGCGCTGATGATCGCGTTGGTGACGATTCACCCGCGTCCCAAAGGAACTGCGCACGAAGAGGAGCAGCGCCGCGGCTCTATTAAGGACGGCTTCACGTACGTTCGTTCCGACAAACCGACCACGGCCATGATCATGCTGCTGGTGACGACGGTTATTTTTGTGTTCCCCGTCATGATGGTCATGGTGCCGCTGTACGCCAAGGACATCCTGCTGCTCGGCCCGGACAAAATGGGTCTGCTCATGGGAGCATCCGGAATCGGCGCATTCACCGGGGCGGTCGGCTTGTTCGGCGTGCGACGCGAATACCGCGGCAAGTTGTTGTTAGCGGCCGTCTGCTGCATTGCGCTGGCGCTGACCGGCCTGGCAACTGCCCATCGGTTCATCGTCGCCGCGGGTTCGCTGATCGCGTTGTCGCTTGGCGTTTCCACGCTCGCCGGGCTGACAAATACGATCATCCAGGAGCGCGCGCCCGGCCCGATGCGCGGCCGCGTCTCGTCGATTGTCGCCATGAGCTTCTTCGGCCTCATGCCGTTCGCCGCCCTCGGCATCACCAACGTCTCCGACCTCCTCGGCATGCGCAACGCCCTCTTGATCTCCGCCGCTGCCTATCTCACCGCCGGCCTCTACATCCTGAACGGGCCCGGCCGCCACCTCCGCGAACCCCCGGCGGTTGCGGTCACGAATGCTGCCGATGAGGTGGTCAGTGTAAGTCCGGAAGGCTGA
- a CDS encoding DUF4339 domain-containing protein, with the protein MFHISSAGKIKGPYTLQELAELYYRGLVQSETVYSKNKSEHWHPISDIPMLRYAQPTPSHAAALTPAGTASRESAATSPGTKAVYGNRRGFLKNLVLNLRGPGFVIVLVSWLLAVVAVSIWANESGRKVTYGLLSAFIAGYFLVLASVGHRSDHR; encoded by the coding sequence GTGTTTCATATCTCCTCTGCCGGCAAAATCAAGGGCCCCTACACGCTCCAGGAGCTTGCCGAGTTGTATTACCGGGGGCTCGTCCAGTCCGAAACCGTTTACAGCAAGAACAAGTCGGAGCACTGGCATCCGATTTCCGATATCCCGATGCTGCGATACGCACAACCTACGCCTTCACACGCTGCTGCCTTAACTCCCGCGGGAACGGCTTCCCGAGAATCCGCCGCCACGTCACCCGGTACAAAGGCAGTTTACGGGAACCGTCGCGGTTTCCTCAAGAATCTCGTCCTGAATCTGCGGGGACCGGGGTTCGTGATCGTGTTGGTTTCGTGGCTGCTGGCCGTAGTTGCTGTTTCGATCTGGGCCAACGAGAGTGGTCGCAAAGTCACCTACGGTTTACTGTCGGCCTTTATCGCAGGGTACTTTCTGGTGCTGGCTTCCGTCGGTCACAGATCTGATCATCGCTGA
- a CDS encoding S8 family serine peptidase, with translation MKAIRWSIQLSSLIALSFALTVVEARADANSVVLENATGGPFAAFNGSGQVIGMIESDIPDTSHVYFVKGNFQLINIGDNPPANTWPQLVDTHATEVAGVMISTDVTTIGVAPGAGVYAAGGLGGYYPTAGPTNTALDFQTNVINAINFLAAQPNLHVINMSIGLDSVIDVNPNGTDVVVRTYNTSGTSVWERAMDNIASTKAVSIVVAAGNEGKFRSAGANSDGGTNSVGEQAGAYNLIAVGSVTNAPAGTATNMSFFSSRGYLANGRSAVAIVAPGEGINMPTTNVPAGLGSTATTTANGTSFAAPAVAATIARLAQFASNRFTAVPSVATDAQDPRTMKALLLNSATKLAGWGQGSVFGGTAGLTGSLTGGVTTVRQPLDPNQGAGLLNANGAYLTMDAGKKSPTLQPNGLITIVNSAVTPTGWDFNTVKLSLTNTYQVSGQVGGSMAITLDWYRDVAAAVAGTNSILGMANLDLYLYASLDSAFTNVSLTAQSISSIDNVEHLWFTNLPSAYYEFMIGYTGYDSQGGPTVMNEQYGLAWTFTVPEPSSLLLAGLGISTLWWQTKRRRRA, from the coding sequence ATGAAAGCAATTCGCTGGTCCATCCAACTATCAAGCCTCATCGCCTTGTCGTTTGCCCTCACAGTGGTGGAAGCCCGCGCCGATGCCAATTCTGTCGTCCTCGAGAATGCCACCGGCGGGCCGTTTGCCGCGTTCAACGGAAGCGGCCAGGTGATTGGCATGATCGAGAGCGATATACCGGACACTTCCCATGTGTACTTTGTGAAGGGAAACTTCCAGTTGATCAATATAGGCGACAACCCCCCCGCCAACACCTGGCCGCAACTGGTTGACACCCACGCCACGGAAGTGGCTGGCGTGATGATCAGCACGGATGTGACGACCATCGGCGTCGCCCCCGGTGCGGGAGTCTATGCGGCGGGAGGCCTTGGCGGCTATTATCCGACCGCGGGGCCAACCAATACCGCCCTCGATTTCCAGACGAACGTCATCAATGCGATCAATTTTCTGGCGGCGCAGCCGAATCTGCACGTCATTAACATGAGCATCGGCCTCGATTCGGTAATCGACGTCAACCCTAATGGCACGGATGTTGTCGTCCGTACCTACAACACCTCTGGTACAAGCGTCTGGGAACGGGCCATGGATAACATTGCCTCCACAAAGGCGGTTTCGATCGTTGTTGCTGCCGGCAACGAAGGTAAATTCCGCAGTGCAGGAGCCAATAGCGACGGCGGCACGAATTCCGTCGGTGAACAAGCCGGCGCCTACAATCTAATCGCGGTTGGTTCCGTGACGAATGCCCCCGCTGGCACGGCCACCAATATGTCATTTTTTAGTTCCCGGGGATATCTGGCCAACGGCCGGTCCGCTGTGGCCATCGTCGCCCCTGGCGAGGGGATCAACATGCCGACGACCAACGTACCTGCCGGCTTGGGCAGCACTGCGACCACGACCGCCAATGGTACCAGTTTTGCCGCCCCAGCGGTGGCGGCAACGATTGCCCGGTTGGCACAATTTGCTTCCAATCGCTTTACCGCCGTCCCGTCCGTCGCAACGGACGCGCAAGATCCTCGCACAATGAAGGCCCTTTTATTGAATTCAGCGACGAAACTGGCGGGCTGGGGCCAGGGTTCCGTCTTTGGCGGCACCGCGGGACTTACAGGTTCGTTGACCGGCGGGGTTACGACAGTGAGACAGCCACTGGACCCGAACCAGGGAGCCGGCTTGCTCAACGCCAACGGCGCCTATCTCACAATGGATGCCGGCAAAAAATCGCCCACCTTGCAGCCGAACGGGCTTATCACTATCGTCAACTCCGCTGTCACCCCGACGGGTTGGGACTTCAATACAGTAAAGCTAAGTTTGACGAACACCTATCAGGTGAGCGGTCAGGTGGGGGGTAGTATGGCCATCACGCTGGACTGGTACCGCGATGTCGCTGCAGCAGTGGCGGGAACCAATAGTATCCTCGGCATGGCCAATCTGGACTTGTACCTGTACGCCAGCTTGGACAGCGCGTTCACCAACGTCTCGCTGACCGCCCAGTCCATTAGCAGCATCGACAACGTTGAGCACCTCTGGTTCACCAATCTGCCCAGCGCCTATTACGAATTCATGATCGGCTACACGGGCTATGACTCTCAGGGCGGCCCGACGGTTATGAATGAGCAATACGGGCTGGCGTGGACCTTCACCGTGCCCGAGCCCAGCTCGTTGCTGTTGGCCGGGCTGGGTATATCCACCCTGTGGTGGCAGACGAAGCGCAGGCGGCGCGCGTAA
- a CDS encoding PEP-CTERM sorting domain-containing protein, protein MRWVILGAMGLVTLFGNFNPADADIFDLKSDWSDTTNPNGVWSYNAGVNPLPHQDKLGLPYLVSNQQPGWGPSDGSTLPPPPFLPIWFKAVQSNPTDQYGNPLDWHAGDIVTHSQDDYNGLGEGKSNVTFTYPGPNSTVANIGGSVWMARDVGRVVGWALYLDNTLLTEGSVYSGDPYNRNSPFSLAAGSGGASAVTNLLLQANDVIKLEFTSEVDAAAEIVGEYVGANFSVTTVPEPSSLILVGTGTISLLACAWRRPGPLRMQRPAVR, encoded by the coding sequence ATGAGATGGGTAATCCTGGGTGCGATGGGACTGGTGACGCTCTTTGGCAATTTCAATCCCGCCGACGCAGACATATTTGATTTGAAGAGCGATTGGAGCGATACCACAAACCCGAATGGTGTGTGGTCATACAACGCGGGGGTAAACCCGTTGCCTCACCAGGATAAGTTGGGTTTGCCCTATCTCGTTTCCAACCAGCAACCGGGCTGGGGACCATCGGATGGGAGCACCCTCCCCCCTCCTCCTTTTCTTCCCATTTGGTTCAAAGCCGTCCAGTCAAACCCAACCGACCAGTATGGGAACCCTTTGGACTGGCACGCTGGCGACATTGTAACGCATAGCCAGGATGATTATAACGGTTTGGGCGAAGGGAAAAGCAATGTCACATTCACTTATCCGGGTCCAAATTCTACCGTCGCAAACATTGGCGGTTCCGTGTGGATGGCTCGTGACGTCGGACGAGTGGTTGGCTGGGCTTTGTACCTTGATAACACATTACTGACAGAGGGCAGTGTCTACAGTGGCGACCCCTATAACCGGAATAGTCCATTCAGCCTGGCCGCAGGCAGTGGCGGAGCGAGCGCGGTTACCAACCTTCTTCTCCAAGCTAACGATGTAATCAAGTTGGAGTTCACATCCGAAGTTGACGCTGCCGCCGAGATTGTTGGCGAATATGTGGGCGCCAATTTCAGTGTTACCACGGTCCCCGAGCCTTCCTCCTTAATCCTCGTCGGCACCGGAACCATCAGCCTGCTGGCCTGCGCCTGGCGGCGACCGGGGCCGTTGAGGATGCAGAGGCCGGCGGTGAGATAG
- a CDS encoding choice-of-anchor tandem repeat GloVer-containing protein yields MKTLRILAVIVLVVLFGGSSRAGTNAALTTLHTFSGADGSNPQAALVQGSDGYFYGTTQAGGSNNLGTVFQISSTGTFTPLYQFSGPDGSDPEAPLVQGSDGNFYGTTVTGGTATNCHCGTVFQITSAGILTTLFSFSGDTNGANPRAALAQGRDGNFYGTTLLLPGGHASSGTVFKVTSSGTMTTLYTYNGSAFGFPAAHAGLVQDSNGDFYGTTEYGGTDGNGSVFKIGLDGTFTNLFSITDTNLSYTGEFPCGTLAQGSDSNFYGTTIVGGKTGSGTVFQITPAGTLTTLHFFNPNGTDGANPYAGPVLGSDGNFYGTTGFGGSNSVGDVFRISPSGTFTQPYQFSGPDGRNPQAALVQGCDGNFYGTTYQGGTNGAGTVFKLSVPLSPPANQISAIQFVNTNVVITIPSVWPETYQLQYRDSLTDGSWSNIVGASITNSIGGLQTLTDCGGAFQPQRFYRFHITP; encoded by the coding sequence ATGAAGACTCTCCGCATTCTCGCGGTGATTGTGTTGGTTGTTTTGTTCGGCGGTTCCAGCCGCGCCGGCACGAACGCTGCGCTGACGACACTTCACACCTTTAGTGGCGCGGACGGCAGCAACCCGCAGGCGGCCCTGGTGCAGGGCAGCGATGGGTACTTCTATGGCACAACACAGGCGGGTGGGTCGAACAACCTCGGAACCGTGTTCCAGATCAGCTCCACCGGCACATTTACGCCGCTCTACCAATTTAGCGGCCCGGATGGCAGCGACCCGGAGGCGCCTCTCGTGCAGGGCAGTGACGGCAATTTCTATGGGACGACCGTCACCGGAGGAACTGCCACCAATTGCCATTGTGGCACTGTTTTTCAAATCACTTCCGCCGGCATACTGACAACCTTGTTCAGCTTTAGCGGCGATACGAATGGGGCCAACCCGCGAGCCGCGCTCGCACAGGGCCGAGACGGCAACTTCTATGGCACGACGCTTCTTCTCCCTGGCGGTCACGCCTCTTCCGGCACCGTGTTCAAGGTCACTTCGTCGGGAACGATGACAACGCTGTACACGTACAACGGATCGGCCTTTGGTTTTCCGGCCGCGCATGCCGGGTTGGTGCAAGACAGCAACGGCGATTTCTACGGGACGACTGAATACGGAGGGACGGACGGCAATGGCTCGGTGTTCAAGATCGGCCTGGATGGCACATTCACAAACCTGTTCTCGATCACTGACACCAACTTATCCTACACTGGCGAATTTCCGTGCGGAACGCTTGCGCAAGGCAGCGACAGTAACTTCTACGGGACGACCATCGTGGGAGGAAAGACCGGGTCCGGCACTGTGTTCCAGATCACTCCTGCGGGGACGCTCACGACATTGCATTTCTTCAATCCCAATGGAACGGATGGCGCGAATCCCTACGCGGGGCCTGTGCTGGGGAGTGACGGTAATTTCTACGGGACGACCGGGTTTGGAGGGTCTAACTCCGTTGGCGACGTGTTTCGGATCAGTCCGTCGGGCACGTTCACCCAGCCATATCAATTCAGCGGCCCCGATGGCCGCAATCCGCAGGCGGCGTTGGTGCAGGGTTGCGATGGCAACTTTTACGGGACCACTTACCAAGGCGGCACGAACGGCGCTGGCACGGTGTTCAAACTCTCCGTTCCCCTCAGCCCCCCGGCCAATCAGATTAGCGCGATCCAGTTCGTGAACACCAACGTCGTCATCACCATCCCGTCCGTCTGGCCTGAGACCTATCAATTACAGTATCGTGACTCACTGACCGATGGGAGTTGGTCCAACATCGTCGGCGCATCTATTACCAACAGCATTGGCGGTTTGCAGACGTTGACCGACTGCGGCGGTGCTTTTCAACCGCAACGGTTTTATCGATTTCACATCACGCCGTGA
- a CDS encoding PLD nuclease N-terminal domain-containing protein, with product MHPDPLAPVWAMTLFFIIFYGGMCMFGAFLFAFWIWMIIDCAQNEPPSNDKIVWMLIVIFLNWIGAIVYFYARRRNRTKGQFFKPPSSPPVQ from the coding sequence ATGCACCCCGACCCTCTAGCGCCGGTATGGGCCATGACTTTGTTTTTCATCATTTTCTACGGCGGCATGTGCATGTTTGGGGCATTCCTTTTTGCGTTTTGGATTTGGATGATCATCGACTGTGCCCAGAACGAACCCCCAAGCAATGACAAGATCGTCTGGATGTTAATTGTCATCTTTCTCAACTGGATAGGTGCCATCGTATACTTTTACGCCCGCCGACGAAACCGCACCAAAGGACAGTTTTTTAAGCCCCCATCATCACCTCCAGTGCAGTGA